From the Helianthus annuus cultivar XRQ/B chromosome 17, HanXRQr2.0-SUNRISE, whole genome shotgun sequence genome, the window ATACTTCTCATGATCCGACAAGGCAACATTGAAATCAAACGCCTCATTCCGTTCCGTAAACCCTAGCCCTACGAACGCGTGTTTTCCGGTTCCATCTTCGATCTTCAACACGAAATACCTGGACGAATCAAGCACCGGTTCGACCGCGGTCTCTCTCTGCCCAGGATTAACGAAACAAGCGGCGAACAGATCGCCGGAATTCGGATCTTCTAACCGGATCTCGCAACGGTTGTTGCAGGAAATGACGCGGAGCCTGCCGGACCAGATCTTGTCCgattggagacactacttgtaacCGCCGCACTTGTAACCGCCGCTGGTGGATCGCGGTGGTATTTTGAAGACGGAGACTTCGCGGACTACTAGAAGCGTGTGGTTCAATCATGTCTCAGATTCAAAGGTAGGAGTGAGGGTGATTGTTTCGGAAACTTGTCCTAACAAATCTCTGGTGGTGGGTGGGGTGGATGGCTGCAGAGGATGGTGGTGGGGCGGATGGCAGGATTGTGGTGTGGGGTGTgtgtggtggatggtggtggtgttaagagagagagaggtgaAATTTTTATAAATTGAATTTTGTATGTAATATATATCTATAAACCATAtaaatttttaaagtttttttatttataaaatatgtTCCAGATCCACGTCACCATGCCACATTGGATAAATTGGCCACGTCAGCAAaaacactaactgagttagtgcTTAGTTAACGACGGGGTGACATAGCAACCCAACTGTCCAGTTGGGGGTGGTGGGAGCCAACTTGAAAATTGGGCGTGGTATTGGCCAATTTTGCTtagttgagggtgatacagtCCATTTCCCCTTTACAAAACTAACATACATGGAGCTGCGTGCCAGCCATATAAGATAAAATTGATGACTCATACTGTGGtgttaataataatataaatctactaaaaacaaataaaaaagaaaatatagtGAAACCCAAGGGCATTCTTGACAATTTACTACCATAAAACCACTGGCATTTCAACTACCAGCCTACCGTTTTTCCCCAAAAAACTTGGTTCTGTGATACCAATCTCTACCCTTTGCGTCTATATATATCCGATCTCTATCTTGTTCTGCTTCATCAAACACATTTTACCtgatttcaacaaaaaaaacACACACCGCTTTATTTTAAGGATATCTTATcatgagttcaacatcaaaaGCATGGTTAGTAGCCGGTACCGTTGGATTGGTGGAGGCACTAAAAGATCAAGGGTTCGCACGGTGGAACTACACCATCAGAGCCCTACACCACCACGCTAAGTCCAATCTCCGGTCAGTCACCCAAACAAAGAAGTTGTCTTCGCCGGCTGCCATGGCTTCAAGCAAAGGCATTGAACAATCAGAAGAGTCGTTAAGAAAAGTCATGTACTTAAGTTGTTGGGGTCCCAATTGATTATTTTGCTTTTGTTTTATATGAGGTTAGGTGTATATGTAAATTATACTATTGATACACATGATGTACAACCTTCTTATTAATCAAAAGCAATAATTTTGATTATCAACAAGATTTATGAACGATTGGTTGGACCACCATCGTGGCATTGAG encodes:
- the LOC110923130 gene encoding uncharacterized protein LOC110923130 is translated as MSSTSKAWLVAGTVGLVEALKDQGFARWNYTIRALHHHAKSNLRSVTQTKKLSSPAAMASSKGIEQSEESLRKVMYLSCWGPN